ACCTCGGTCGCGACGATCGGCGTCACGGTGAACCCGGTGACCCCGGCCTCGATCTCGATCGCGTCGGTCACGCAGGGCCTGTTGACCCTTCCGGTCAACCTGTCCAACGTGAACGGCCAGATTGAAATCAACGTGAACTTCAACCCGGGTGGCCAGCTGATCGACTCTGTCGTCAGCTACATCGGGTCGAAGCGCGCGGCCGTCCAGTCGTTCTCGGTCAACGCGATCCCGGCGGCCGGCACGATCTCGATGTCGGTGAACACGGCGAACTTCCGGAAGAACTTCAACCAGGCTGGCGTTGCCACCACGGGCGCGACCCAGGTTGACTTCCTGAACGGGCCGACGACGATCAACGCGATCGTCTACCCGAAGGCGACCACCGGCCAGTCGGCTGGTAACTGCACGAACGCCCCTCCGGGCGTCGCGGCGGTTTGCTCGTCCAACACGTTCAGCATCATCCTGAACAACATGGACAGCTGGGCTGCTGACATGACCAAGCCGACGGCGACGGCGACGTCTGCCGCGTTGTTGACGTACTGGGGCGGCCCGACCGCTGCCGGCAACGTCTCGGCGACGCTGTACCCGGTTGTCTACACCCCGGGCCGTTCGGTCACCAACGTGACCTGGACGATCGGCGGCTGCTCGACGATCAACCAGACCGCCTTGCCGTTCACCCGCACGTTCGGCTACACCGCCGTGCCGGCCTCGGCCCAGACGGCCTGCGGCTATGAGTGGACCGGTGGCATCCGCGACAACGTCCTCGTTGCCGCCGCCATCGACAACGGTGCCAACCCGTACGCGTTCGCGGGCCTGATTCCGAACACGGTCGTCTTCAACTCGACCCCGGACTCGATCCGCCTCGACTACGTGGCGCCGTCGGTGAACACCCCGAGCATCACCCGCACTGCTCCGGCCGTCACCGGCTGGGTCAACGCGGCGTTCAACTTCGTCAACTTCTCGTCGTCTGACGCAGGCGTTGGCATTCGTGCGACCCGCGATCGCGCGGTCACCTACAGCGTCGTCAACTGCCCCGCCGCTGGCGCGCAGAACGTCGCCATGGGCACCGGCACGGGCGCGGACATTCCGGAGTGCGCCACGAACTTGATCGGTGGCACCCCGGGTCTGGCTGGCACGGCGCCGTACACGGCCGCCGGCACCGAGTCGGACCGTTTGGGCAACATCGGCACCTCGTCGCCGACCGCGACGTTCGGCGTCGACAAGACCACCCCGGCGATCCGTTGGGGCTTGGCCGGCGTGAGCACCGGTGGCGCGTACCTCGCGTCGCTGACGATCGCCGACTCGACCTTCCGCGCGTCCAAGCCGATTCCGGCCTCTGGTGTGCCGAGCGGGTCTGCCGCTGGCAACTACTGGCGTGCTGAGTTCATCGACGAGCGTTCGGGCTTCTACAACAACGGCATCCCCGACGGGTCGCCGGTGTCTGCCCAGCGTCACTCGCTCTCGACCGCTGGCCACTTCAACAACGCTGGTCTCTGCGTCGTTGGCGCGGGCCCGATCGGCGCGACCTTCGTCACGGCGCCGGCCTGCTCCCTCGTGAACGTTGCGACGGGCACGGGTGGGTTCCTGCGGAACGACGGCTGGATGGGCGGCGCGCAGGTTGACGTGCCGGTCAACGAAGGCTACTACGTCTACCGCAGCAACGTGATCGACCAGGCCGGCAACACGTCGTCGACCACCATGTTGAACCGCACCTTGGTCAACACGGTCTCGCCGTTCTCGACCGGTCTCGGCATCCTCGGCACCATCACCTCGGCAGGCTTCAACATCGGCGCGACCTTCGCCGACTCGGCCGAGATCACCCGGGCCTCGATGCAGCTGCGTTACCCGGCGCTTGCCAGCCTGACCGCCGCCGGCGACCAGGACTCGGCTCGCTATACCCGCACTGCGGTCGGCACGGCGTTCGACGACGTGATCACGTCGCCCTTCACGGGCACGTTGAACCCGTCGACCGGCGCCCCGTATGTCCGCCACATGGAGGCCGTCACGGCCGCCGCGTGGGACGGCCTTGCGGACCCGGCTCCGTTGAACGTGCAGGCTGCGCCGGTCGGCACCAAGCCGACGGCTACCACGGCGTGGGCTTGGAACCACGGCTCGACCCTCACCGGCGGTCCGGCTGCAACGCCGTCGCTTGAGATCGCGCTTCCGGCGCTGAACGTCCAGAACGGCGTCACGTTCAACACGTTCAACACGGGCAATGTCACGAACCCGCTCCGCCACTTCCGGGTCATCCCGACCTTGGCCGCGACGGATCAGTTCGGCTCGACCACCCCGCTGCGCGCCCAGGCCGTCTCGGGCAACAGCAACCCGAACGCGCCGTTTGTCCGGGTCGACTTCTACCGCTACAACGCCGCCGGGCTCTTCTGGAGCTACCTCGGCAGCGCGACGACTCCGGTCGTCCGCGACCAGGGCACCAACCGCTCGTACGTGTGGTCGCTCCCGACCGCGTCGTTCGTGGCTGATTGGGCCGGCGCGGCGCAGGGTGCCATTGCCTCGACCAACAAGATCGCGGTTGTGGGCGTCACGGCTGCCGGCGACGGCATCGTGGCTGGCATCATCATGCCGTAATCAGCCTCGGCTGATTGCAGGTTAGCTGGAAACGGACGGCCCCGCGAAAGCGGGGTCGTTCGATTTTAGAAGCACGATGATCGATGATCGATGGTCGATGATCGATCTGCGCGAAGGGGGGCCACGCTGCGTTCCGGTGTGGTCCCCCTTCGTCGCGTGCGTCGCGTTCATTTGGGATGCCTTCCTATCGCGACCTGAAAGCTTGGCAGCTGGCACGTGAAAACGCGCTGGAGATCTATCGGTACGTTGATCGCTGCTGGACGCCACAAAGAGCGGCGCCGCTCGACCAGTTACGTCGGGCGGCGCTGTCGGTGCAATTGAACATTGCGGAAGGTCAGGCGTCTGGACCTGGGCTCCGCTGCCGATTCCATCTGCGAGTCGCCCATGCGTCAGCGGTGGAGACCCACGACCTGCTCAGTTTCCTGGCGGATCTCGGGGCGGAGCTCACCCCGATGCTCGAACGGTCGGTCAGGGTCCAACAGTTGACGTATCGACTGTGGAAAGCGAGCTAGATGCGATGATCGATCATCGATCATCGATGATCGATCATCGACTATTTGCCCATGGCCTTGTTCGTCAGCACCTTGCCGAGCTCCACTCCAGGCTGATCGAAAGGATCGATCCCGTACCACACACCGGCATAGCCCGTCGCCAGCTGAAAGAACATCACCAAGCGGCCGAAGGCGCGAGTGTCAAGCGAATCCATTTCAATAGTTGCGCTCATCCTGCCCTGCGACCGCAACGCCTCGCGGGTCGCGAGAAACTCCTCGTCGAGCAATTTCCCCAAGGTTTGCCCGCGCAGATATCCAACGGCCTTCCCGAACGCGCCGGCATCATCGATCATCGATGATCGATCATCGATCATCGTCCCCCCGTCCGGGATCTTCAGCAGATCACGCGTATCTCCAACACGAACAAATGTGATCGTCTTGTCGAACGGCCCCTCCATGAACAGCTGCACCTGCGAATGCTGGTCCGTCGCGCCGACGGCGCCGACCGGGGTCGGGCCGCGGAAGACCTCGGCGCCGTGCCGGTCGAGGCGCTTGCCGAGACTTTCTGCCCAGAGCTGCCGGTACCACTCGGCGAACTCGCGGAGCCGGTCGGAGTAGGGCATCAGGACGTGGATGTTGGCGGCGCGGCTCGCCTGCGCCTGCCACTGGAGCGCAGCCCAGCGGGCGGCAGGAT
The Gemmatimonadota bacterium DNA segment above includes these coding regions:
- a CDS encoding Ig-like domain-containing protein — protein: MRNCLTASVLAIGLAACGDDVTVTQPPAPPAVPNITSFSVAPAAVTLVPGQTVQTSYNLQLAPSLTGTVAYVSSATTVATISGSGLITAVAAGSTVITATATSGGQTSVATIGVTVNPVTPASISIASVTQGLLTLPVNLSNVNGQIEINVNFNPGGQLIDSVVSYIGSKRAAVQSFSVNAIPAAGTISMSVNTANFRKNFNQAGVATTGATQVDFLNGPTTINAIVYPKATTGQSAGNCTNAPPGVAAVCSSNTFSIILNNMDSWAADMTKPTATATSAALLTYWGGPTAAGNVSATLYPVVYTPGRSVTNVTWTIGGCSTINQTALPFTRTFGYTAVPASAQTACGYEWTGGIRDNVLVAAAIDNGANPYAFAGLIPNTVVFNSTPDSIRLDYVAPSVNTPSITRTAPAVTGWVNAAFNFVNFSSSDAGVGIRATRDRAVTYSVVNCPAAGAQNVAMGTGTGADIPECATNLIGGTPGLAGTAPYTAAGTESDRLGNIGTSSPTATFGVDKTTPAIRWGLAGVSTGGAYLASLTIADSTFRASKPIPASGVPSGSAAGNYWRAEFIDERSGFYNNGIPDGSPVSAQRHSLSTAGHFNNAGLCVVGAGPIGATFVTAPACSLVNVATGTGGFLRNDGWMGGAQVDVPVNEGYYVYRSNVIDQAGNTSSTTMLNRTLVNTVSPFSTGLGILGTITSAGFNIGATFADSAEITRASMQLRYPALASLTAAGDQDSARYTRTAVGTAFDDVITSPFTGTLNPSTGAPYVRHMEAVTAAAWDGLADPAPLNVQAAPVGTKPTATTAWAWNHGSTLTGGPAATPSLEIALPALNVQNGVTFNTFNTGNVTNPLRHFRVIPTLAATDQFGSTTPLRAQAVSGNSNPNAPFVRVDFYRYNAAGLFWSYLGSATTPVVRDQGTNRSYVWSLPTASFVADWAGAAQGAIASTNKIAVVGVTAAGDGIVAGIIMP
- a CDS encoding four helix bundle protein, giving the protein MPSYRDLKAWQLARENALEIYRYVDRCWTPQRAAPLDQLRRAALSVQLNIAEGQASGPGLRCRFHLRVAHASAVETHDLLSFLADLGAELTPMLERSVRVQQLTYRLWKAS